One Streptosporangium sp. NBC_01495 DNA window includes the following coding sequences:
- a CDS encoding glycosyltransferase family protein yields MGDEVIIGYSFWGFLGPGITDTPDGGRSHRRPLVDALIGRGHRLVFLQADRDRLEAGDDLDGRYAFARGLPEIDVLFLEWRWNIPGRNTTPCGTPGHTCDLHRQHELLDHYTIVRRIPTVIWDKDRQLPVGSPWRHRPGVIMCEAALAPTTGARSLLFPVDDALLDSADPHSLAASARPITLGYVGNQYDRDEEFDTYLAPAAARFPHQVAGKWPDTSRWPYVAFLGRIPFSQVHELYGGALATVLLLPQRYALAGQVTQRIFEALLAGCLPLAPASIRHVERFVPPWLIVRDGADVIDKLVHLRAIAGSREHVRLIAGCLRHLELFRLSAQIQTIEAVLADLAGAVRSGRGIG; encoded by the coding sequence CGAAGTGATCATCGGATACAGCTTCTGGGGCTTCCTCGGCCCCGGGATCACCGACACTCCCGACGGAGGACGCAGCCACCGCCGTCCCCTGGTCGACGCGCTGATCGGGCGGGGACACCGACTGGTCTTCCTCCAGGCCGACCGCGACCGGCTGGAGGCCGGTGACGATCTCGACGGTCGCTACGCCTTCGCACGCGGACTCCCCGAGATCGACGTGCTGTTCCTGGAATGGCGCTGGAACATCCCAGGCCGTAACACCACCCCGTGCGGAACTCCCGGGCACACCTGCGACCTGCACCGACAGCACGAGCTCCTGGATCACTACACCATCGTCCGGCGCATCCCGACGGTGATCTGGGACAAGGACCGGCAGCTGCCCGTCGGCAGCCCATGGCGTCATCGGCCCGGCGTGATCATGTGCGAGGCCGCCCTCGCGCCCACCACCGGAGCACGCAGCCTGCTGTTCCCCGTCGATGACGCATTGCTGGACAGTGCCGATCCGCATTCCCTGGCGGCCTCTGCCCGGCCGATCACGTTGGGTTACGTGGGCAACCAGTACGACCGCGACGAGGAGTTCGACACCTACCTCGCTCCTGCTGCCGCACGCTTCCCGCACCAGGTCGCCGGAAAGTGGCCCGACACCAGCCGCTGGCCGTACGTCGCCTTCCTCGGGCGGATCCCTTTCTCCCAGGTGCACGAGCTTTACGGCGGCGCGCTGGCGACCGTGCTGCTCCTGCCCCAGCGATATGCACTGGCCGGTCAGGTGACCCAGCGTATCTTCGAGGCGCTCCTGGCCGGATGCCTCCCGCTCGCGCCCGCGAGCATCCGGCACGTCGAGCGGTTCGTACCTCCCTGGCTGATCGTCCGTGACGGAGCCGATGTGATCGACAAGCTGGTCCACCTGCGTGCCATCGCGGGCAGCCGGGAGCATGTGCGACTGATCGCCGGGTGCCTGCGCCACCTGGAGCTGTTCCGGCTCAGTGCTCAGATCCAGACCATCGAAGCGGTGCTGGCCGATCTTGCGGGGGCGGTCCGTTCAGGAAGGGGAATCGGGTGA